The following are from one region of the Alkalimarinus sediminis genome:
- the glpE gene encoding thiosulfate sulfurtransferase GlpE: MPFKHMSASTLQTLLKEQPVTLIDIRDQMSFMAGHIEGAIHIGNHNVEQFLADTDRSLPLVVCCYHGNSSQGAADYFNQQGFEESYSLDGGYTAWPDN; encoded by the coding sequence ATGCCATTCAAACACATGTCCGCCTCTACTCTTCAGACACTGCTAAAAGAGCAACCTGTTACGCTTATCGATATTCGTGATCAGATGTCTTTTATGGCCGGTCATATCGAAGGCGCGATTCATATCGGCAACCATAATGTCGAGCAGTTCTTGGCAGACACCGATCGTAGCCTGCCGCTAGTGGTATGTTGTTATCATGGTAATTCAAGTCAGGGCGCAGCTGATTACTTTAATCAGCAAGGGTTCGAAGAGAGCTACAGTCTTGACGGCGGTTATACCGCATGGCCTGATAACTAA
- a CDS encoding lipid A deacylase LpxR family protein, protein MHSHLIPSIVLLALSLASSVSWADDSPYYWSIVWENDSIANDDGGYTNGFALNGGRLIPHDDKDTWQKSLATWLPFPQNQHHQQAISYQLAHAIYTPSNIDTTELIEDDRPYAGLLFGALNLYQFDLKTASRYEFILGVVGPASGAEYIQRYIHDLIGTVDPSGWDHQIGNEIVVRAGYEQLWRLHQSSFNNGTEYDVLSAADIRAGNLSSDIGGGFSVRIGQGLASSFPMAWLIPGRTLPALAGSQPGDWNLFATLYGNYVFNDITIEGNSFKDSHGVHLVNAQAQYVVGGSYRFSNWLFSGAIKENSHEFDESGESTMFGSFSFSFLW, encoded by the coding sequence ATGCACTCCCATCTAATACCCTCTATTGTTCTTCTGGCACTCTCACTGGCATCTTCGGTTAGCTGGGCTGATGACTCACCCTATTACTGGTCTATTGTGTGGGAGAATGACTCAATAGCGAATGATGATGGTGGTTACACCAATGGCTTCGCATTAAATGGGGGTCGTTTAATTCCTCATGACGACAAAGATACCTGGCAGAAGTCGTTAGCTACATGGCTACCTTTCCCACAAAACCAGCACCACCAACAAGCTATTAGCTACCAGCTAGCTCACGCTATTTACACACCCAGTAACATCGATACAACAGAGCTAATTGAAGATGATCGCCCTTATGCAGGCCTACTTTTTGGAGCGCTTAACCTCTATCAGTTTGACCTAAAAACCGCTTCACGTTATGAGTTTATCTTAGGTGTTGTAGGCCCGGCATCAGGAGCAGAGTATATTCAGCGATATATTCATGATCTCATTGGCACCGTTGACCCTAGTGGTTGGGACCATCAAATTGGTAACGAAATAGTCGTCAGAGCCGGTTATGAACAACTCTGGAGACTGCATCAATCATCATTTAACAACGGCACTGAGTATGATGTGCTCTCTGCAGCAGATATTCGTGCGGGTAACCTTAGCAGCGATATTGGCGGCGGGTTTAGCGTTCGTATCGGGCAAGGCCTTGCTTCCAGCTTTCCGATGGCATGGTTAATCCCCGGGCGCACACTCCCTGCATTGGCCGGTAGCCAACCTGGTGACTGGAACCTGTTTGCTACCCTCTATGGAAACTATGTATTCAATGATATTACGATAGAAGGTAACTCCTTTAAAGACAGCCACGGCGTTCACCTCGTCAATGCACAAGCTCAATACGTTGTAGGCGGCAGTTATCGCTTTTCAAACTGGTTGTTCTCAGGTGCAATAAAAGAAAACTCCCACGAGTTTGATGAGTCCGGTGAGAGTACAATGTTTGGTTCGTTTAGCTTCTCTTTTCTCTGGTAG
- a CDS encoding GNAT family N-acetyltransferase encodes MAELSIQFESRLLDIKSDEWNALNLSGNPFLKYQFLAALEASGSVSSATGWQPSHLTVRNKQQQLIAAMPSYIKQHSYGEYVFDWSWADAYSHYGLNYYPKLLTAIPFTPSVGPRLLVNPQVQQEAIAKALIQAVNTHAEQYSLSSWHLLFPNSESLEAFRDPALMVRQGCQFQWSNARFESFEQFLEQMTSRKRKNIKKERRQVSQQDIQFVHFEGREITQQALDKFYLFYHATYLKRGQQGYLNQSFFQKICASMPDNLLLIMAEKGGEFVAGALFLKDDETLYGRYWGCLEEYKQLHFETCYYQGIDYCINHKLKRFDAGAQGEHKIQRGFEPIPTYSLHWIKNKDFRNPIKDFISREQQQVSHYIKDAYSYLPFKKEG; translated from the coding sequence ATGGCCGAGCTAAGCATTCAGTTTGAATCCCGTCTATTAGATATAAAGTCTGATGAATGGAATGCATTGAATCTTAGCGGCAATCCATTTCTAAAATACCAATTTCTGGCCGCGCTAGAGGCTTCAGGCAGTGTTTCTAGCGCAACAGGATGGCAGCCTAGCCATCTAACCGTGCGTAACAAACAACAGCAGCTTATCGCAGCCATGCCCTCCTATATCAAACAACACTCATATGGCGAGTATGTGTTTGACTGGTCTTGGGCCGATGCCTATAGCCATTATGGTCTCAATTATTACCCCAAATTATTGACGGCTATTCCGTTTACGCCATCTGTAGGGCCCCGTTTGCTAGTTAACCCCCAAGTACAACAAGAAGCTATCGCAAAGGCCCTCATTCAAGCCGTTAATACCCATGCAGAGCAATATTCATTGTCCTCTTGGCACCTACTTTTCCCAAACTCAGAGAGCTTAGAGGCGTTTCGAGACCCTGCGTTAATGGTGCGACAAGGCTGTCAGTTTCAGTGGTCAAACGCTCGCTTTGAGTCGTTTGAGCAATTTCTCGAGCAGATGACATCGAGAAAACGAAAGAATATTAAAAAAGAACGGCGACAGGTTAGCCAACAAGATATTCAGTTTGTTCACTTTGAAGGTCGGGAGATCACTCAACAAGCCCTTGATAAGTTCTACCTGTTTTATCACGCAACCTATCTAAAACGAGGGCAACAAGGCTATCTCAACCAATCATTTTTCCAGAAAATCTGCGCATCAATGCCCGACAACTTGCTATTAATAATGGCAGAAAAAGGGGGCGAGTTCGTAGCGGGTGCGCTTTTTCTCAAAGACGATGAAACACTGTATGGCCGATATTGGGGATGCCTAGAAGAGTATAAACAGCTCCACTTCGAGACCTGTTATTACCAAGGCATAGACTACTGTATCAACCACAAACTTAAACGCTTCGATGCAGGCGCTCAGGGCGAGCATAAGATTCAACGGGGCTTTGAACCTATCCCCACCTATTCGTTGCACTGGATTAAAAATAAAGACTTTCGCAATCCAATCAAAGACTTCATCTCACGAGAGCAACAACAGGTCAGCCATTATATAAAAGACGCCTACTCTTATCTTCCTTTTAAAAAAGAGGGTTAA